GACAAACTACAACCACtcatacaaaaatctaaatccAAACGGGGACAGAGCAATCTATCCCAGCaacatatctttaaaaaaacttaagctATACATCCGGCTCAGACTGGGCCATTCATACATTACACACAAACACCTGTTCAATAAAGAAGCACCTCCACTCTGCCATCTCTGCGAGGATAACTCTACTCTTACAATGACCCACCTTCTTTCCTGTCCAAAAGTCTCTTCAACCTGCGCAAAACTATCAAAGGAAAACTTACaccatcttttgaaaaatatcaattctgACAACATAAATTTGGTATACAATATAATGAcgactttaaaaattgaaaactctatttaaaacaaaaaataaaaaaaataataataataacaataataactaCCTATGTATCTATATATCTCTTAtcttttacaattaaaaacttaacttcCCTAGTAGATAGCCCTGGCAGCTAATTTCTAGTTTaagtaattattaaatttgtaatttatttaccatttaataaaattaataataataataataataaaagtggAACTACAGAATTTCGTTACGAAATATGTATGTGACTTGTTGGGAAGAGagtatatttaagttttaaatttagaaaaagaggccagttataattataattataattataattcttttttagtTATTGGAATCATTACTGTCATTAAACttttcagtctttttttttgacagaaatctgtcgGTTGTATACAATTCccataaacaaaaatctattaaaaataaaaccacataTTAAGCTATAGGTTTGACGGAAGAATTAATAATGCATTTTAAAAGACCATCACATTTGCTATTGATCTTCAGCTGGACATACACGACCGAACCAATTGGCGCAGAACCATTTTGACCTGGTTACttgtttagaaaattatttattgcttaaaattatgtaaattgtAAGCAGGAAAACGAGGCCAAAAAACGGTaacccaataaaaaaaaagttggctaATTacctaagaaaaattaaaatagggaAAGAGACGTAAGGAATttgttaaattcaatttttgtatgggaTATTCTGAGATAGTTAGACTGCTATTACTACTTGACTTGTTGATTCCTCATACACACTTTGGCTCGTTGGCTCAGGTTCGCTGATTTTTGACCAGCTGAAAATCTATATTGAACGAAAGATTAAAAAAGATCCACCTCAGTTTCACCACACTCATCGAAATCTGAAATCactataattttcttttgtgacaGAGATacttataaatttgtaaaacatttaaGAGTGGAGGCGTTGATGATGATCCTAATGCACACCCAATCGATAACAGTGCAAATATTGCTGATGATCCAAGTTTATAGGTTTACTTGCGTAAAAAgcaaattgaacaaattttataagCCACTGATTAAACATCATGGTTTATACGATATTATGGTTCTAACAAGattggaaaacaaataaaaccaatcttgttttaagttttttaacgtCAATTCTCTGGTCTACAATTATGCTGTTTATAACCGTTAGACTAACTTCCGTGAAGGTTATCTAAAGACCGTGTTTATACGAATTATTCCCGAAGTCTTGACGCATTGAAAACCAACTTTAAAGAAGTTATGGCCGAGATTCCACCTGAAATGTGCAAAATTGTGTTTagaaattacttcaaaaatttaacgatGGTGAAGTGGCTATATTTATTTTAGGCGATATTgtttaataaagtaaatttcaaacTCCAAGCTTAGCAATCACATTTAAGTTTCATCACAAACACATCGTTGTGTagtatttaattgaaaacataaatgaCAATGTATTTGTGatcttactttcttacttaaggtatcgctacagttctgtgtgaactaggacctcacccaacaaacttctccatctagcttggttCCTAGCTTAATGTCttcagttttgcgctccaagttggataAGGTTATTTTTTACTTGGCcgagccacctgatccgcggtcttcctataCAGTGCTGTCGTTTAggcgtggattcgaagactttccgggctggttaattggtttccatgcgctctaccagccatcttagtcattggacttttacccttctggttaagtctacgttgctgttCAGTCCATAGAGCTCGTTGTTGGACttttcgtttgatcttagcgctgttgttgttttctgcgttcatagcagagcctaggtagacagtGTCCATAACTAgcttacgtctgtcgatggtgacgttttgaccgagacttcggtgttgtaagtcttttttgatgacagcatgaaCTTTGTTCTGCCATCATTGGTCGTTAAAATCgcttttgccacctctgcctcaatactcacaaaagctccattgatatcgcgctgagttcttctgattgtgttaatgtcatcagcatatcctAGTAATtgggacagacttttaaaagatagtggctctagtgttgacgtggaagctctgcattattctttcaagtacgatgttaaaaaaatcgcatgacagcgcatcaccttgtctaaaaactttttgacatcgaaatattctgttaagttgtttccaacctttatggaccAGCGCaaattctccatggttatcctgtacaaacggacgagtttggcaagaatgccaaaactagacatcgcTCTATACATTTCGTCCttgtagatactgtcatatgcgcGCTTgcaatcgatgaagagatggtgggtgatgatcttgggttttttcaaggatctgccgtaatgtggttatttgatcgactgtgcaCTTTCCTGGTAtaaaatcacactgataaggacctatcaggtaaggttgttgacgatgggctttagacgttcacatattacggcaaagaagattttttaagtgatgtaaagtagactgatgcctctatagttggtgtagtttaAAGGTCTCCTTATTTTGTGAGcttattgaaatatattaaaattattaactcatgttttagatttatattttgtataggtttcAGGTTACTAAACGTGGTTAGtgtgatttataaaatacaGACTTGTCAATCGGTTATTTCTtctgtcaatattcaataacgAAGATCTGTTTGATTACTATTACAAAAAGAGGTTTTTAAATGACTCAACTTGTTCTCTaccaaaaaatagtttagtcaaacagtttaaatttgaatttatagaaaattaaaaatccaacaagCAAGTCAGATTGGTGAACAAATTAAGCTCAATTGTTTCGGTGATTATGGAGGCAATAACCGAGTCGGAATCTTAACCGCCGTCAAGGAACTTATTCTATATAGTAGAGTTCATAAAGGGGGAGAATCACCAGCGCCACCAGCAAACCTTTTTAATGTACTAAAATTTCATATAACatgaaattatatattgtatacGATGTCCAACAAAAGCGGCGGCCGGTTGAATTAAAATGACTTATATTGTTTAAAGTCAGAGTGAAACTTTATTTACATCTTTCAATCCAATTGttccaattatttaaaatctcagtttttgcaaaattgaGATGTCAGATTTTGATTTGATCTTTAAAGAAACACTAAGACTTATTTAAATCAAGGACcactttttcttctttgaataaaataaaaaaaaaaccaaccctTGCTGAAGtaataaatagttttcttttttttttgcataatttctttgatttttatataaataagaataagaatgaaaaattattcaaacaaattaCAACAACAATATGGTAGTGTGATAATGATTGCATGATCTGTAACATTTTCTTCTGTTGTCTATcgagtttttctttattttttttttcgaaagccATAATCAATAATTTAGTTCCTCATCTTCTAGCTACAATTTAATTACCCATAAGTGCTGCTTTATAAGCTATTTTTAAGAGCGTTATTACCAGAGATAGAGAGAGGGTTTATTCTTCACCTGGTGTAGGATATTACATCGGTTGAATAAGCATCAAAAGATCTTCTTTAAGGAAATTCTCATCAGATCCATTTGTTGACGGTGCAATAAACAGAAACATCACACTTGGAATGAGTCttaaaaaagaacgaaaaaataacataaccttaaacagattttaaaatatctctaTGACTAACCTCAAGTCATAAAGAGACTTGTCCAAATCCTCATCAGAGAATTGGCTACCACTAAGTGTTAAGCTAAATTCCATTGCCTCATCTGCCAGGCACGATTGCACAAATTGATAAATGTCAGTTAGTTTCTCATAAACATTAAATGTGCCCtgtgaaaaaatgaaaacaacaaatttttcaaaaatatccaaaCAAATGAAATGGAATTCCTACTACACACCTGAATGTAGATTCCATTTGGAAATTTGATGCGAATCAAAGCGAATCGATACATCCTCAAATTCCGTTGTTCTTCACGTTCACGCATTGCTTTTGTCTTCAAAATCTGTGCGCTCTCGATGGCTTCACTTCGAAGTTGTTGTTCACGTTTTATCTCTTCTGGGCTGATCCGGAAGAAATCGGATGGCAATTCAGTGCGTTTTGCTTGCATTGGTAAGAGGACTTGAATGTTTCGATCTAATTCGAGGAGAATCGGTTCGGCATTCTGAAGGGCATCGAGTAGGACTGTAAGATCCATGTCTGCATCAAGATTGTCCTTGCACCAAAGTAGAAAAGGTTCGTTATCGATTTCAAGTTCCCTAAATCCAGCGCCTATTAGAAAGTCCAAGGCACCCTCAACATAACGAACTTTTTCACAAAAGATTCTATGCACACAAATTTTGAAGcattataagatttttttttgcactatGAGACTTACCTGTTAGACATTCGGATTTTGCAGTATTTCTCTTCGTCCGGGTGGTTTATGAGGTTCTCAATGTATTTGGACAGCGTTGCCACGCAGTCCTCagcctaaataaaatattgacatgAAAAGAACACAAATTGGACATTAAATTCTTGCGACATACCTTTTCCTTAGTGTTACAGTTGTATATGATTAGACAAGCGGTGAGGGCTTTCTCTGATTCCAGCTGCTGGTAGAGGAATTCCTTGATTTTCACCTTCCACTCTTTCTTGGGGAGAATTTCTTCGCCAATCATTGGACACCGGAAAAACACACCATGACAAGCTAGATTCTTATTTTCGAGGATTTCTTTTGGTGGCTCTGAACCAGATGGTGCGTCTGCTTCCTCCTTCAGT
This window of the Eupeodes corollae chromosome 3, idEupCoro1.1, whole genome shotgun sequence genome carries:
- the LOC129951548 gene encoding UBX domain-containing protein 6, translated to MSNRIRKFFSRKKEEAKFKLKVGNIGTGHQLNAPAAPSTSKPQQPKDVYVPPKRQELSDEAKAAAAAALARVQKKDNKEFNTSLAAIKAQAKRELEAERKLKEEADAPSGSEPPKEILENKNLACHGVFFRCPMIGEEILPKKEWKVKIKEFLYQQLESEKALTACLIIYNCNTKEKAEDCVATLSKYIENLINHPDEEKYCKIRMSNRIFCEKVRYVEGALDFLIGAGFRELEIDNEPFLLWCKDNLDADMDLTVLLDALQNAEPILLELDRNIQVLLPMQAKRTELPSDFFRISPEEIKREQQLRSEAIESAQILKTKAMREREEQRNLRMYRFALIRIKFPNGIYIQGTFNVYEKLTDIYQFVQSCLADEAMEFSLTLSGSQFSDEDLDKSLYDLRLIPSVMFLFIAPSTNGSDENFLKEDLLMLIQPM